Proteins co-encoded in one Brassica oleracea var. oleracea cultivar TO1000 chromosome C4, BOL, whole genome shotgun sequence genomic window:
- the LOC106336672 gene encoding eukaryotic translation initiation factor 3 subunit E-like, protein MEETKENYDLTPRVAPNLDRHLVFPILEFLQERQLYPDEQILKFKIELLNKTNMVDYAMDIHKSLYHTEDAPQDMVERRAEVVARLKSLEEAAAPLVTFLLNPNAVQELRADKQYNLQMLKERYQIGPDQIEALYQYAKFQFECGNYSGAADYLYQYRTLCSNLERSLSALWGKLASEILMQNWDIALEELNRVKEIIDSKSFASPLNQVQNRIWLMHWGLYIFFNHDNGRTQIIDLFIQDKYMNAIQTSAPHLLRYLATAVIVNKRRRPQLKEFIKVIQQEHYSYKDPIVEFLACVFVNYDFDGAQKKMKECEEVIVNDPFLGKRVDDGNFSTVPLKDEFLENARLFIFETYCRIHQRIDMGVLAEKLDLKYEEAERWIVNLIRTSKLDAKIDSESGTVIMEPTQPNVHEQLVNHTKALSGRTYKLVTQLLEHSQGQAAR, encoded by the exons ATGGAGGAAACCAAAGAGAACTATGACCTAACCCCTCGAGTAGCTCCCAACCTAGACCGTCACCTGGTGTTCCCCATACTGGAGTTCCTCCAAGAGCGTCAGCTATACCCCGATGAGCAGATCCTCAAGTTCAAGATCGAGCTTTTGAACAAGACCAACATGGTCGATTACGCCATGGACATCCACAAGAGTCTCTACCACACCGAAGACGCTCCCCAAG ATATGGTGGAGAGGAGAGCTGAGGTTGTGGCGAGGCTTAAGTCTCTGGAGGAGGCGGCTGCACCGCTCGTGACTTTCCTTTTGAACCCTAATGCTGTTCAGGAACTGAGGGCTGATAAGCAGTACAATCTCCAGATGCTCAAGGAACGTTACCAG ATTGGTCCAGACCAGATAGAGGCGTTGTATCAGTACGCCAAGTTTCAGTTTGAGTGTGGGAACTACTCTGGTGCTGCTGATTACCTCTACCAGTACAGAACCCTTTGCTCTAACCTCGAGAGAAGTCTTAGCGCCTTGTGGGGAAAGCTCGCTTCTGAGATTTTGATGCAGAACTGGGACATTGCACTTGAAGAGCTCAACCGTGTTAAAGAAATTATCGACTCTAAG AGTTTTGCATCGCCGTTAAACCAGGTGCAGAACAGGATTTGGTTGATGCATTGGGGTCTTTACATCTTCTTTAACCATGATAACGGAAGGACTCAAATCATTGATCTTTTTATCCAGGACAA GTATATGAATGCCATACAAACTAGTGCTCCACACTTGCTGCGTTACTTGGCAACTGCTGTCATTGTCAACAAAAGGAGAAGGCCTCAACTTAAAGAATTCATTAAGGTCATTCAACAAGAACACTACTCCTACAAGGATCCCATTGTGGAGTTCCTGGCATGTGTGTTTGTCAATTATGACTTTGATGGAGCTCAAAAGAAGATGAAAGAGTGTGAAGAG GTGATTGTGAATGATCCATTCCTTGGAAAGCGAGTTGATGATGGAAACTTTTCAACTGTACCGCTGAAAGATGAGTTTCTTGAAAATGCCCGCCTGTTTATCTTTGAAACCTATTGCAGAATTCATCAGAGAATTGACATGGG GGTGCTTGCTGAGAAACTGGATCTGAAGTATGAGGAGGCAGAGAGATGGATTGTGAACCTTATCCGTACCTCAAAGCTTGATGCCAAGATTGATTCCGAGTCAGGAACCGTAATTATGGAGCCTACTCAGCCCAACGT GCATGAGCAGTTGGTTAATCACACCAAAGCCTTATCAGGAAGGACTTACAAGTTAGTGACTCAGCTCTTAGAACACTCACAGGGGCAAGCAGCTCGGTAG
- the LOC106336715 gene encoding DNA helicase INO80-like, whose amino-acid sequence MTDAFDTESMKLRQTSDIEGPPNDVSVSGSGNIDLHNPSTMPATSTVQTPELFKGTLKEYQMKGLQWLVNCYEQGLNGILADEMGLGKTIQAMAFLAHLAEEKNIWGPFLVVAPASVLNNWSDEISRFCPDLKTLPYWGGLQERTILRKNINPKRMYRRDAGFHILITSYQLLVTDEKYFRRVKWQYMVLDEAQAIKNSTSIRWKTLLSFNCRNRLLLTGTPIQNNMAELWALLHFIMPMLFDSHEQFNEWFSR is encoded by the exons ATGACAGATGCATTTGACACTGAATCTATGAAGTTACGGCAAACTTCTGACATAGAAGGACCACCTAATGATGTCTCAGTCTCTGGCTCTGGCAATATAGACTTGCATAACCC ATCTACAATGCCTGCTACATCAACAGTTCAGACTCCAGAGTTGTTTAAAGGAACTCTAAAAGAATACCAAATGAAAGGCCTTCAGTGGCTAGTCAATTGTTATGAGCAG GGTTTGAATGGCATTCTTGCTGATGAAATGGGCTTGGGTAAGACTATTCAAGCAATGGCGTTCTTGGCACATTTGGCTGAG GAGAAAAACATTTGGGGTCCATTTCTGGTTGTTGCCCCTGCTTCTGTTCTTAACAATTGGTCTGATGAGATTAGTCGTTTCTGTCCTGACTTGAAAACTCTTCCATATTGGGGAGGATTACAAGAACGGACAATCTTAAGAAAGAATATCAATCCCAAGCGTATGTACAGAAG GGATGCTGGTTTTCATATTTTAATTACCAGCTATCAGCTATTAGTAACCGATGAAAAGTATTTTCGCCGGGTGAAATGGCAATATATGGTGCTAGATGAGGCCCAGGCAATCAAAAATTCCACCAG TATAAGATGGAAGACCCTTCTTAGTTTCAACTGTCGGAACCGATTGCTTCTGACTGGTACTCCAATTCAGAATAACATGGCAGAATTATGGGCCCTGCTGCATTTCATCATGCCGATGTTGTTTGACAGTCATGAACAATTTAACGAGTGGTTCTCAAGATG A